Proteins encoded by one window of Lactobacillus paragasseri:
- a CDS encoding basic amino acid/polyamine antiporter: MTKTKSHKIGLFGLIAMVVGAMIGGGIFDIPQNMVASSSLGAVLIAWILTGIGMFGLAFTFKILAEERPDLNIGIYSYARAGFGKYVGFNSAWGYWIEAITGNVAYAVMLNDSFGRYFPVLLKHQWPTVIFGIVLIWIYNFLVLNGVKEASFLNNITVIIKFISLGIILICMLIFFRFPTFFWGFWGQGLHLGNFVSQIKAPMLVTLWCFIGIEGAVVISNHAKNPKDVGKATVMGYLISLIAYVLISIVAYGIYHQPTLSKLTDPSTAYLMKNLLGPWFIDFVTISVIISVGGSWVAWTVMMAQLPYAAAKGHVLPKFFAHENKKKVPSVSLYISSILMSLFMILVVTANNVYLACIDITGVIILPCYLLSSMYLWKIAQKREIFANDSRKRNKSLFIGILSTIYCLWLLYAAGLNYLLISTIIYAVGIIFYYFARKEYDKKGTPLFNKWELALAIIICILAVVSVYLLVTKKISL; encoded by the coding sequence ATGACTAAAACTAAAAGTCATAAAATTGGTCTCTTTGGCTTAATAGCTATGGTAGTTGGCGCCATGATTGGTGGCGGAATTTTTGATATTCCTCAAAATATGGTCGCTTCTTCATCACTTGGTGCTGTCCTTATTGCTTGGATCTTGACCGGTATTGGCATGTTTGGACTTGCTTTTACTTTCAAAATCTTAGCTGAAGAAAGACCAGATTTAAATATTGGTATTTATTCGTATGCACGCGCTGGTTTCGGTAAATATGTTGGGTTCAATTCAGCATGGGGTTATTGGATTGAAGCAATTACAGGTAATGTAGCTTATGCCGTTATGCTTAATGACTCATTCGGTCGTTACTTTCCGGTCTTGCTTAAACACCAATGGCCAACTGTTATATTCGGTATTGTTTTAATTTGGATTTATAATTTTTTAGTTCTTAATGGTGTTAAAGAAGCCTCATTTCTTAACAACATTACAGTTATCATCAAGTTCATTAGTTTAGGAATCATTCTAATTTGTATGCTAATCTTCTTCCGCTTCCCAACATTTTTCTGGGGATTCTGGGGACAAGGTCTTCACTTAGGAAACTTTGTTAGCCAAATTAAAGCTCCTATGTTAGTAACATTATGGTGCTTTATCGGTATTGAAGGTGCGGTTGTTATTTCTAACCACGCTAAAAATCCTAAAGATGTTGGTAAAGCAACTGTAATGGGCTATTTAATTTCATTAATCGCCTATGTTCTAATTAGTATTGTTGCTTATGGTATTTATCATCAACCAACTCTTTCTAAATTAACTGATCCATCAACAGCTTACTTGATGAAAAACTTATTAGGCCCATGGTTCATAGACTTCGTCACAATTTCCGTAATTATCTCTGTTGGTGGTTCATGGGTTGCATGGACCGTTATGATGGCTCAACTTCCATATGCTGCAGCTAAAGGACATGTATTGCCAAAATTCTTTGCTCATGAAAATAAGAAAAAGGTACCTAGTGTATCCTTATACATTTCAAGTATTTTGATGTCCTTGTTCATGATCTTAGTAGTAACAGCTAATAATGTTTATCTCGCATGTATCGACATTACCGGGGTAATAATTTTACCTTGTTACTTATTAAGTTCAATGTACTTATGGAAAATTGCTCAAAAACGTGAAATATTTGCTAATGATTCTCGTAAACGTAATAAGAGTTTATTCATAGGTATTTTATCAACCATCTATTGTCTATGGCTCTTATATGCAGCAGGACTTAATTACCTACTGATTTCAACAATTATTTATGCTGTAGGTATAATCTTCTACTACTTTGCCAGAAAAGAATACGACAAAAAAGGTACCCCTCTATTTAACAAATGGGAATTAGCATTGGCTATTATCATTTGTATTTTGGCTGTTGTTTCTGTCTACCTTCTAGTCACAAAGAAGATTTCATTATAG
- a CDS encoding phosphatidylserine decarboxylase family protein translates to MKKNIQYNVGQWLPSDQEFYNKWLKKVLKEAESEENQKLLPPVQALKNLIESDRYLYNITQMMFDEIPEKYVDTPMGTPQVRNYRQMLLMLNRIIQRAPEFNTTGLVGTPINAILDYPMATKAGYVFFMNPKINEKLRDILNYWGKYLQTPASTYVLNTSKNGWLSDYALNEMSKAADGDNFTTIFKCESDDREKHLGFTSWDNFFTRLFNPGIRPVQDPEDPNSIANACESAPFRIARDLPMKAKFWIKGQPYSLMDLLHNDPWTSKFEGGTLYQAFLSALSYHRWNSPVSGTIVKAYNLPGSYYSESLYQGFANERGADPVAANDSQAFLTATATRAVIFIKADNPKIGLMCFVAVGMSEVSSDEITVRVGQHVNKGDQLGMFHFGGSTHVLLFRPETQVEFNLHDQEPGLGSSNIKVREEIARVK, encoded by the coding sequence ATGAAAAAGAATATCCAATATAATGTAGGACAATGGTTACCAAGTGACCAAGAATTTTACAACAAATGGCTGAAAAAGGTTTTAAAAGAAGCAGAAAGTGAAGAAAATCAAAAGTTACTACCTCCTGTTCAAGCCTTGAAAAATTTAATTGAGTCTGATAGATACTTGTACAATATTACTCAAATGATGTTTGATGAAATTCCTGAAAAATACGTCGACACACCGATGGGCACTCCTCAAGTAAGAAATTATCGTCAAATGCTTTTAATGCTCAATCGTATTATTCAAAGAGCTCCAGAATTTAATACTACTGGATTGGTCGGAACGCCAATCAATGCAATTTTGGATTATCCAATGGCTACTAAGGCTGGATATGTGTTTTTCATGAATCCAAAAATCAATGAGAAATTAAGAGATATATTGAATTATTGGGGCAAATATTTGCAAACTCCCGCATCTACCTATGTTCTTAACACTTCTAAAAATGGCTGGTTAAGTGACTACGCATTAAATGAAATGTCTAAAGCAGCTGATGGCGATAATTTTACAACTATTTTTAAATGTGAGTCAGATGACCGTGAAAAACATTTAGGTTTTACTTCCTGGGACAATTTCTTTACTCGTTTATTTAATCCTGGCATTCGTCCAGTTCAAGATCCTGAAGATCCAAATTCAATCGCCAATGCATGTGAATCTGCTCCATTTAGAATTGCTCGTGATTTACCAATGAAAGCTAAATTCTGGATTAAAGGACAACCTTACTCATTAATGGATCTTCTTCATAACGACCCATGGACCTCAAAATTTGAAGGTGGAACCTTATATCAAGCATTTTTAAGTGCTTTAAGTTATCACAGATGGAATAGTCCTGTTAGTGGAACTATTGTAAAAGCATATAATTTACCAGGTTCATACTACTCTGAAAGTTTATATCAAGGCTTCGCAAATGAACGTGGTGCTGATCCGGTTGCCGCAAACGATTCACAAGCCTTCTTAACTGCTACAGCTACTCGTGCTGTTATTTTCATCAAAGCTGATAATCCAAAGATTGGTCTCATGTGTTTTGTCGCTGTAGGTATGTCTGAAGTATCAAGTGATGAAATCACTGTACGTGTTGGTCAACACGTTAACAAGGGTGATCAACTAGGAATGTTCCACTTTGGTGGTTCAACTCATGTACTTCTATTTAGGCCTGAAACTCAAGTTGAATTTAATTTACATGATCAAGAGCCTGGATTAGGTAGCTCAAATATTAAAGTTAGAGAAGAAATAGCTCGCGTTAAATAA
- a CDS encoding beta-galactosidase, whose amino-acid sequence MKRILNTNEFLHGGDYNPEQWWDEPDVINQDFALFKQAKINTVTVGIFSWAKLEPEEGKYDFSWLDEIFDRVEEMNGHVVLATPSGARPAWLAQKYPEVLRTDNLGNKRGFGGRHNHCLTSPIYREKVREINTKLAEHFGQRKSLVLWHISNEYSGECYCELCKNAFREWLKNKYGNLDNLNHAWWNTFWSHTYNDWSQVNPPSPLSEMGNKGMNLDWKRFITDQTISFIDNETAPLKKITPNIPVTTNVMAGNPLMDPFAGFDYQKVSKHLDFISWDSYPAWGNDNQTTAELGRNVGLIHDFFRSLKHQNFLVMENTPSRVNWHSVDRAKRPGMHELASLQDIAHGSQGVLYFQLRASRGSSEMFHGAVIEHRHPEQTRAFKDVTKVGKDLEKIRPIVDTNYAKARVAIVFSYDSYWALQDAESYSKDKKIWQTIQKHYRYFYDHDIPVDFVSPEDDFSEYTLLIDPMHFLMSKAYIEKIDSYVKNGGQIVGTYISGVVDENDLAYMNEWPKELQDIYGIEPLETDVLYPGQANTIIFKGKEYKTHDYCETLINCTGKVLAKYTSDFYQDTPAIVEHEDGLGKGYYLACRTDYDLLEKFYEEIASDLIPELPICKSSSKVSIQVRENGNTQYWFVQNFSDKEAKIKLDKELLDLIGGKKDKGEVVLKPFESKVYGVE is encoded by the coding sequence ATGAAACGTATCTTAAATACTAACGAATTTCTACATGGCGGTGATTATAATCCTGAGCAGTGGTGGGATGAACCGGATGTGATCAATCAAGATTTTGCACTGTTTAAGCAGGCAAAGATAAATACAGTGACAGTAGGAATTTTTTCGTGGGCAAAATTAGAACCAGAAGAAGGAAAGTATGATTTTTCATGGTTAGATGAGATTTTTGACCGAGTTGAGGAGATGAATGGTCATGTTGTTCTTGCTACGCCTAGTGGCGCAAGACCTGCATGGCTTGCACAAAAATATCCTGAAGTTCTTCGAACAGATAATCTAGGAAATAAGCGTGGTTTTGGTGGTCGTCATAACCATTGTTTGACCTCACCTATTTATCGTGAAAAAGTGCGAGAGATTAATACGAAATTAGCGGAGCATTTTGGTCAAAGAAAGAGTCTAGTGCTTTGGCATATTTCTAATGAATATTCAGGCGAATGCTACTGCGAGTTATGCAAAAATGCTTTTAGAGAGTGGTTAAAAAATAAATATGGAAATTTAGATAATCTCAATCATGCTTGGTGGAATACTTTCTGGAGTCATACTTATAACGATTGGTCGCAGGTTAATCCACCAAGTCCTTTAAGTGAGATGGGTAATAAAGGGATGAATCTGGATTGGAAGAGATTTATTACAGATCAGACAATTTCGTTTATTGATAATGAAACTGCACCCTTGAAAAAGATAACGCCGAATATTCCAGTTACTACTAATGTGATGGCTGGAAATCCTTTAATGGATCCATTTGCTGGTTTTGATTATCAAAAAGTTTCAAAGCATTTAGATTTTATTTCTTGGGATTCCTATCCTGCTTGGGGAAATGATAATCAAACTACAGCAGAACTTGGAAGAAATGTTGGTCTAATTCATGATTTCTTTAGAAGTTTGAAACATCAGAACTTTTTAGTTATGGAAAACACTCCGTCGCGTGTTAACTGGCATAGTGTTGATAGGGCAAAGAGACCAGGAATGCATGAATTAGCCAGTTTACAGGATATAGCACATGGCAGTCAAGGCGTGCTGTATTTTCAGTTAAGAGCGTCACGCGGATCATCAGAAATGTTTCATGGTGCGGTAATTGAACATCGCCATCCTGAGCAAACGCGTGCTTTTAAAGATGTCACTAAGGTAGGCAAAGACTTAGAAAAAATTAGACCAATTGTTGATACTAATTACGCTAAAGCACGTGTAGCGATTGTATTTAGTTATGACAGTTATTGGGCTTTGCAAGATGCTGAAAGCTATAGTAAAGATAAAAAGATCTGGCAAACAATTCAAAAACATTATCGTTATTTTTATGACCATGATATTCCAGTTGATTTTGTTAGTCCTGAAGATGATTTTTCAGAGTATACCTTATTGATCGATCCGATGCATTTTTTGATGAGTAAAGCATACATTGAAAAAATTGACAGCTATGTTAAAAATGGTGGTCAGATTGTTGGCACTTATATTAGCGGGGTTGTAGATGAAAATGATCTGGCTTATATGAATGAGTGGCCTAAGGAATTACAAGATATATATGGAATAGAGCCACTTGAGACGGATGTTTTGTATCCTGGACAAGCAAATACGATTATTTTTAAAGGAAAAGAATATAAGACACACGATTATTGTGAAACTTTAATAAATTGTACAGGAAAGGTGCTTGCAAAATATACTAGTGATTTCTATCAAGATACACCTGCTATTGTGGAACACGAAGATGGGCTAGGAAAAGGATATTATCTTGCTTGCCGGACCGATTATGATTTGCTAGAAAAATTTTATGAAGAAATAGCCAGTGATTTAATTCCAGAACTGCCAATTTGTAAATCTAGCAGTAAAGTTTCGATTCAAGTGCGTGAAAATGGGAATACACAGTATTGGTTTGTTCAGAACTTTTCTGATAAAGAGGCAAAGATTAAATTAGATAAGGAACTTCTTGACCTCATAGGAGGTAAAAAGGATAAAGGAGAAGTTGTTTTAAAGCCATTTGAGAGTAAAGTTTATGGTGTTGAGTAG
- a CDS encoding peptide MFS transporter yields the protein MNNSTTEKTFFGQPRGLSTLFFTEMWERFSYYGMRAILLFYMYYAVERGGLGMDETTAASIMSIYGSLVFLSTVAGGWLADRIWGARSTVFFGGVLIMIGHIVLALPMAELGLYISIAFIVIGTGLLKPNVSNMVGGLYSLDDRRRDAGFSIFVFGINLGSALAPWLVPWASEGFGFNLFGNHLNFHAGFSLAAVGMFFALVQYVWGGRKYLSDDGMQPTDPIDPATRNKLLKRVLLGALVLAAVLGVMAALDQLNVDNIITLITIVAIALPIYYFVLMLRSPKVTKEERSKVWAYIPLFIAAAIFWGIEESGSVVLALFAAQRTVLHIGNWHFTAANFQTLNPLFIMILTPFFVWLWDNWKKQPSAAGKFAAGLVFAGLSYMWMALPGMLYGTNGRVSPFWLVGSWFIVEIAEMLISPIGLSVTTRLAPKAFRSQMMSLWFLADATGQAVNSQIVKYYSSKTEVAYFLAVGLVSVLFGVVMFFFTKKIHNLMADAE from the coding sequence ATGAATAATTCGACAACAGAGAAGACTTTCTTTGGACAGCCACGTGGTTTGTCCACTTTGTTCTTCACTGAAATGTGGGAGAGATTTAGTTACTACGGTATGCGTGCTATCCTACTCTTCTACATGTACTATGCTGTAGAACGTGGCGGACTAGGCATGGATGAAACAACTGCTGCCTCAATCATGTCTATTTATGGTTCGCTAGTTTTTCTTTCTACAGTAGCTGGGGGCTGGCTAGCAGATAGAATCTGGGGAGCAAGGAGTACTGTCTTCTTTGGTGGTGTCCTAATTATGATTGGACACATTGTTTTAGCTTTGCCAATGGCAGAGTTAGGCTTATATATTTCAATTGCATTTATTGTAATTGGTACTGGATTGCTTAAACCAAATGTTTCTAACATGGTAGGTGGTCTTTACTCTTTAGATGATCGAAGAAGAGATGCAGGATTCAGTATTTTTGTTTTCGGCATTAACCTTGGATCTGCTTTAGCTCCCTGGCTTGTTCCTTGGGCAAGTGAAGGATTTGGTTTTAACTTATTTGGCAATCATCTTAATTTCCACGCTGGTTTTTCTTTAGCGGCAGTAGGAATGTTCTTTGCCTTGGTGCAATATGTGTGGGGAGGTAGAAAATACCTTTCTGATGATGGGATGCAGCCGACTGATCCAATTGATCCTGCAACTCGTAATAAGCTATTGAAGAGAGTTCTTTTAGGTGCTTTAGTTTTAGCAGCTGTTTTAGGTGTGATGGCTGCGTTAGATCAATTAAACGTCGATAACATTATTACCCTAATTACTATTGTGGCTATTGCTTTGCCAATTTACTACTTTGTTTTAATGCTTAGAAGTCCTAAAGTAACTAAAGAAGAACGTTCGAAAGTATGGGCTTATATTCCATTATTTATTGCTGCTGCAATTTTCTGGGGAATTGAAGAATCTGGATCAGTTGTTTTAGCCTTGTTTGCTGCGCAAAGAACAGTTCTTCATATTGGAAACTGGCACTTTACTGCTGCTAACTTCCAAACTTTAAATCCATTATTTATTATGATTTTAACCCCATTTTTTGTTTGGCTATGGGATAACTGGAAGAAGCAACCGAGTGCTGCTGGTAAGTTTGCAGCTGGTTTAGTTTTTGCTGGACTTTCATACATGTGGATGGCACTACCAGGTATGCTCTATGGAACAAATGGACGGGTTAGCCCATTCTGGTTAGTTGGTTCCTGGTTCATTGTTGAAATTGCTGAGATGCTTATTTCGCCAATTGGATTATCCGTAACAACTCGTTTAGCTCCTAAGGCATTCCGCTCGCAAATGATGAGTCTTTGGTTCTTAGCTGATGCAACTGGACAAGCTGTTAATTCGCAGATTGTTAAGTATTACTCAAGTAAAACTGAAGTAGCTTACTTCTTAGCTGTTGGTTTGGTAAGTGTGTTATTTGGTGTTGTAATGTTTTTCTTCACAAAGAAGATTCATAATTTGATGGCTGACGCTGAGTAA